A window of the Streptomyces sp. NBC_00250 genome harbors these coding sequences:
- a CDS encoding FdhF/YdeP family oxidoreductase yields the protein MSSRIEDDPSDDLKVTPPKTWATGLPAVTHALEYSLSQTSPRRTALTLLNINQPEGIDCPGCAWPEPAPGERHMNEYCENGAKHINDEATSRRVTREFFREHSIAELDGMSDYWLNQQGRLTEPMVKRPGGTHYEPIGWDEALGLLAEELRGLDSPDEALFYVSGRLNNEAAFLLQLFARAYGTNNLPDCSNMCHESSGFAMSETLGIGKGSVSLDDIHHADLIFVVGQNPGTNHPRMLSALEETKRNGGRVVAVNTLPEAGLMRFKHPQKARGIIGRGTPMADQFLHIRAGGDLALFQALNRLLLEAEDAAPGTVLDHAFIGTYTTGFEEFAAHARKIAWEDVLAATGLSREEIQEVFERVLKSEKIIVCWAMGLTQHKHGVPTIREVVNFLLARGNIGRPGAGVCPVRGHSNVQGDRTMGVWEQMPQEFLDALGAEFGFTPPARHGLDAVHSIRAMDEGRAKVFLGVAGNFVRATPDSAVTEAAMRKCRLTAHISTKLNRSHTVCGDTALILPTLGRSDRDVQATGEQFVTVEDSMSDVHSSRGKLPPASPHLLSEVAIVSRLARRTLGDEPPVPWELFEADYGTVRDRISRVVPGFEDFNARVSVPGGFHLPNPVNERVFPTPSGKAVFTRNDFTMPEIPEGHLLLQTLRSHDQWNTVWYAPNDRYRGIHDARRVVLVNPADLAELGLADRDTVDLVSVWHDGRERRAEDFRVVAYPASRGSAAAYYPETNVLVPLDSVADISNCPTSKGVVVRLERTS from the coding sequence ATGAGCAGCCGCATCGAGGACGATCCGAGCGACGATCTGAAGGTCACCCCGCCCAAGACCTGGGCGACGGGTCTGCCGGCGGTGACACACGCGCTGGAGTACTCGCTGAGCCAGACGTCCCCGCGTCGTACCGCGCTGACGCTGCTGAACATCAACCAGCCCGAGGGCATCGACTGCCCGGGCTGCGCCTGGCCGGAGCCCGCGCCGGGCGAACGGCACATGAACGAGTACTGCGAGAACGGCGCGAAGCACATCAACGACGAGGCGACCTCCCGCCGTGTCACCCGAGAGTTCTTCCGCGAACACTCGATCGCCGAGCTCGACGGCATGTCCGACTACTGGCTGAACCAGCAGGGCCGGCTGACCGAGCCGATGGTGAAGCGGCCGGGCGGGACGCACTACGAGCCGATCGGCTGGGACGAGGCGCTGGGTCTGCTCGCCGAAGAACTGCGGGGCCTGGACTCCCCCGACGAGGCCCTGTTCTACGTGTCGGGCCGGTTGAACAACGAGGCCGCGTTCCTGCTCCAGCTGTTCGCGCGCGCCTACGGCACGAACAACCTCCCCGACTGCTCCAACATGTGTCACGAGTCCAGTGGATTCGCCATGTCGGAGACGCTCGGCATCGGCAAGGGCAGCGTCTCCCTGGACGACATCCACCACGCCGATCTGATCTTCGTCGTGGGGCAGAACCCGGGCACCAACCACCCCCGGATGCTCTCGGCACTGGAGGAGACCAAGCGCAACGGGGGCCGGGTCGTGGCGGTCAACACGCTGCCCGAGGCCGGTCTGATGCGCTTCAAGCACCCGCAGAAGGCGCGCGGGATCATCGGCCGCGGCACGCCGATGGCAGACCAGTTCCTGCACATCCGGGCCGGTGGTGACCTCGCCCTGTTCCAGGCCCTGAACCGGTTGCTCCTGGAGGCCGAGGACGCCGCGCCGGGGACCGTACTCGACCACGCGTTCATCGGTACGTACACCACCGGCTTCGAGGAGTTCGCCGCGCACGCCCGGAAGATCGCCTGGGAGGACGTCCTGGCGGCGACCGGGCTGTCCCGCGAGGAGATCCAGGAGGTCTTCGAGCGGGTGCTGAAGAGCGAGAAGATCATCGTGTGCTGGGCGATGGGGCTCACCCAGCACAAGCACGGGGTGCCGACCATCCGTGAGGTGGTGAACTTCCTCCTCGCCCGGGGCAACATCGGCAGGCCCGGCGCGGGCGTCTGCCCGGTGCGCGGCCACAGCAACGTCCAGGGCGACCGCACCATGGGCGTGTGGGAGCAGATGCCGCAGGAGTTCCTCGACGCCCTGGGGGCCGAGTTCGGCTTCACACCGCCGGCCCGTCACGGGCTGGACGCGGTGCACAGCATCCGGGCCATGGACGAGGGCCGCGCCAAGGTCTTCCTGGGTGTCGCGGGCAATTTCGTACGGGCCACCCCCGACAGCGCGGTCACCGAGGCGGCGATGCGGAAGTGCCGGCTCACCGCGCACATCTCCACCAAGCTCAACCGCTCCCACACGGTCTGCGGCGACACCGCCCTCATCCTGCCCACCCTCGGGCGCAGCGACCGGGACGTCCAGGCGACCGGTGAGCAGTTCGTCACCGTCGAGGACTCGATGAGCGACGTCCACTCCTCCCGGGGGAAGCTGCCGCCCGCCTCCCCGCACCTGCTGAGCGAGGTCGCGATCGTCTCCCGGCTCGCGCGCCGGACCCTCGGCGACGAGCCGCCCGTCCCCTGGGAGCTGTTCGAGGCCGACTACGGCACCGTCCGCGACCGGATCTCCCGGGTCGTGCCGGGCTTCGAGGACTTCAACGCCCGGGTGTCCGTGCCCGGCGGCTTCCATCTCCCCAACCCGGTGAACGAGCGGGTCTTCCCCACTCCGAGCGGCAAGGCCGTCTTCACCCGCAACGACTTCACGATGCCGGAGATACCCGAGGGGCATCTGCTGTTGCAGACCCTGCGCTCGCACGACCAGTGGAACACCGTCTGGTACGCGCCGAACGACCGCTACCGGGGCATTCACGACGCCCGCCGGGTCGTCCTCGTGAACCCCGCGGACCTGGCGGAGCTCGGCCTCGCCGACCGTGACACCGTCGACCTGGTGAGCGTCTGGCACGACGGACGGGAGCGCCGGGCGGAGGACTTCCGGGTGGTGGCCTATCCCGCGAGCCGTGGCTCGGCGGCGGCGTACTACCCGGAGACCAACGTCCTGGTGCCGCTGGACAGCGTCGCCGACATCAGCAACTGCCCGACCTCGAAGGGAGTCGTCGTCCGCCTCGAACGCACCTCATGA
- the fdhD gene encoding formate dehydrogenase accessory sulfurtransferase FdhD yields MGRVTVRRRVLRVREGDSSYRPDTLAAEEPMEIRVGGRPLTVTMRTPGDDFDLAVGFLVSEGVVHTAEDVAGIRYCAGATADGGNTYNVVDVGLAPGVAAPDASLERNFYTTSSCGLCGKASLDAVRTTAAWSVAEDPLRIGTDVLAALPDRLRAAQRVFDSTGGLHAAGLFTAEGELLCLREDVGRHNAVDKVVGHALREGLLPLRGSVLMVSGRASFELVQKAVMAGIPLLAAVSAPSSLAVDLAAESGLTLVGFLRGSSMNVYTGDERLHPLPVA; encoded by the coding sequence ATGGGACGAGTGACCGTACGGCGGCGCGTCCTGCGCGTGCGCGAGGGGGACTCCTCCTACCGCCCGGACACCCTGGCCGCCGAGGAGCCGATGGAGATCCGGGTCGGCGGACGCCCGCTGACGGTGACGATGCGGACCCCGGGCGACGACTTCGACCTCGCGGTCGGCTTCCTGGTGAGCGAGGGCGTGGTGCACACCGCCGAGGACGTGGCCGGCATCCGCTACTGCGCGGGCGCGACGGCCGACGGAGGCAACACGTACAACGTGGTCGACGTCGGTCTGGCGCCCGGCGTGGCCGCCCCCGACGCGTCTCTCGAACGGAACTTCTACACGACGTCCTCGTGCGGACTGTGCGGCAAGGCCAGTCTGGACGCGGTGCGCACGACGGCCGCCTGGTCGGTCGCGGAGGACCCGCTGCGGATCGGGACGGACGTCCTCGCCGCCCTCCCGGACCGGCTGCGGGCGGCCCAGCGGGTGTTCGACAGCACGGGCGGTCTGCACGCCGCCGGACTGTTCACGGCCGAGGGCGAGCTGCTGTGCCTGCGGGAGGACGTCGGCCGGCACAACGCCGTGGACAAGGTCGTCGGCCACGCCCTGCGGGAGGGCCTCCTGCCGCTGCGCGGGTCGGTCCTGATGGTGAGCGGCCGGGCCTCGTTCGAACTGGTGCAGAAGGCGGTGATGGCCGGGATCCCGCTGCTCGCAGCGGTCTCGGCGCCCTCCTCGCTCGCGGTGGACCTCGCAGCGGAGAGCGGTCTGACCCTGGTCGGCTTCCTCCGCGGCTCCTCGATGAACGTGTACACGGGCGACGAGCGGCTGCACCCGCTGCCCGTGGCCTGA
- a CDS encoding LysR family transcriptional regulator yields the protein MLFRQLEYLVALSRERHFARAAQACHVSQPALSEAIRKLEDELDVPLVLRGRTYEGLTPEGERIVVWAQRILADRDALKSEVGHLRTGLSGRMRIGSVPTASGAVALLTAPFCLAHPLVTVEVRADLQSEDVLRQLRNFEIDAGVTYLHEGLGEQFRTVPLYEERYVLLTGAADAPAHRTTATWAEAARLPLCLLTEAMQGRRVLDELFAEAGVRPSPRVETDSVAALFAHVRTGRWASIVPHTWLHVFGVPHGMRAVPLVEPTRTVPVGLVTLAREPGSVMARALREIAGHTDVAAALERLPED from the coding sequence GTGCTGTTCCGTCAACTCGAGTACCTGGTCGCCCTCTCCCGCGAGCGTCACTTCGCCCGCGCCGCCCAGGCCTGCCACGTCTCCCAGCCCGCGCTGTCGGAGGCGATCCGCAAGCTGGAGGACGAACTCGACGTCCCGCTGGTGCTGCGCGGGCGCACGTACGAGGGCCTCACGCCCGAGGGCGAGCGCATCGTGGTGTGGGCACAGCGGATCCTGGCCGACCGTGACGCCCTCAAGAGCGAGGTCGGTCATCTGCGCACCGGGCTCAGCGGCAGGATGCGGATCGGTTCGGTCCCCACGGCGTCCGGCGCCGTCGCCCTGCTGACCGCGCCGTTCTGTCTGGCGCATCCGCTGGTCACGGTGGAGGTGAGGGCGGACCTCCAGTCGGAGGACGTGCTCCGGCAGCTGCGGAACTTCGAGATCGACGCGGGCGTCACGTACCTCCACGAGGGCCTCGGGGAGCAGTTCCGGACGGTGCCGCTGTACGAGGAGCGGTACGTGCTCCTCACCGGCGCCGCCGACGCCCCCGCCCATCGGACGACGGCGACCTGGGCGGAGGCCGCGCGGCTGCCGCTCTGTCTGCTGACGGAGGCGATGCAGGGGCGCCGGGTCCTGGACGAGCTGTTCGCCGAGGCGGGCGTGCGGCCGTCGCCGCGGGTCGAGACCGACTCCGTGGCGGCGCTCTTCGCCCATGTCAGGACGGGCCGGTGGGCCAGCATCGTGCCGCACACCTGGCTGCACGTCTTCGGCGTGCCGCACGGCATGCGGGCGGTGCCTCTGGTCGAGCCGACCCGGACGGTGCCCGTCGGGTTGGTGACCCTGGCGCGGGAGCCGGGATCGGTGATGGCCCGCGCTCTCCGTGAGATCGCGGGCCACACCGATGTGGCGGCCGCTCTGGAGCGGCTGCCCGAGGACTGA